tccccaaaatgaaATGCATGATGACTTGTATCCACAACATGGGCTAGAAAGAAATGTTCATATCAAAACTACACAAGCAGAAACTATAGTTATTTTGAAACTTCTCTGAAAAAGTGGGCCTCAAATCATCAGCTATTAATCCCGGttcaagatttattttaaataacctCAATTTGCTTTATTGTTGTAAAGATCAAGTAAGTAACCACAAACTTTCTAATATAGAGAAAGGATtaatttttactaaaataaacTACATGTTCAGAAACAAGCAAGATACCAAATAACTGCAGCTGCTAACGGATTACACAAGGGGTTTTACCTTTTGCTGTCACCAGCTGATAGGACTTTTTAATAGCAGTGAATATGCATAAATCTAAAATTTTGCTtagtaaatattattttataagaGGTATTTCTTTCTATAAATATGACGCTGATTTGTGCAATAATAATGTCTAATTCCTAAAGACTTAAAAGGATTATCATTACTAAAGTTCCAAATGACTAAGATCCTTAGTTAACAAAATTTTCTTAACGTTCTCTAATtttgattttgtatttatattattttccatcattttgaATCGCTACCTACTATTTGCTTATGCAGAAACTTGGCTGACCACCCGTGCCATCAAGGTAATATTTCAGATTGTGACTTTTTAAGCCTTCGCAGTTTTAACTTCCTGAGAccattttccacttctttttttcttttttgggaaAGCTCCTCTGAAGACACAGGGTGCAGTTCTAGACACGATGTTGGCACTGCAGGCAACTCTTCAGTGGCTGTGCTTGGCTCATTTTGGCTTGCCTGCACTCCACTGCTGATCGCCGACAGAGAccaggaggggttttttctcaATGATTTCTTGTCAGCCACAGTCTTTGTCATGTCTTGCTTTGAAAACAGCCTGGAATTAAGGGGTGTCTTCTCCTCCAGGAACGGACCCAAACAATTATCATCACATTTACTAATTTCTGTATTGATAGAAGTTAAAGGAGTCCCTTCGGAGGACACTTTTGTGAAATACTCCAACTCTTCCTCTGAACCACAGGTCTTTAGCTGAGCCTGTGTTTTGGTCACTCTCTGACTTTGTTTTGGAGCCGGCAGCGCTGACTCAGAGCTGCAAGGAGGGTTCTCGAGTAGAAGACTCGTCTCCAACCACTCCAGAGAGTGAGGTTTTTGCTGGCTGCGAACATCATCTGGCTGTCTCTGATTAACACAATTTCTCTGCTCTAACGCAGGAAGCTCCAAGGTGCTCtcagctgtgtttgtgcagtCTTTCAGCAGGCCTGGACTCCTACGTTTGACATCAGACCAAGCACTGAGGGAAGTCTGACAGTCgttctttctgttctctgtctGCGAGTCCCCCAAGCCAAGATACACTTTCTTGGAGTCCTTGCTGATTTGAGGTTTGCTTGCACTACTTCTCCTTGGTTTTGTCCTCTTCACACTgcaataaaaaggaattttgttttttaaagaaaaaagaacctTTACTGCCTCCACCTACCGTTTTTCCAACTCTGAAACACCACTTGGGCCACTCTCTTTCTGAACatggaaaaaatccctgcaTATCATCTTGACAAGCAGCAATGTTTGTCTAGTGTGGATAGTATCAAGCGTTATCCATCTGATTTTCCACTGCACTAGGGGAGAACCCTATTTATTAATGACTAAGCCATGAAGGAGTGAGTTCACACTCTTTTCCAAGAGGCAGAACTGGATTCATTACAGATGTTAAAGGTCAACAGAGCAGAAGTATATTGAATTCCTTTCTGAACCGGCTAGATAAAATAGCATTTCCTAAGTGCCTAAATGATTGCAAACCATTCCCATATATCCACATGCATAATGCATATCTACAGGACAGAGGGGGCAGGTGGGGAGAGGCAGCAAGTGCACCTCTGTGTGAGAGTTCCTAATCTCTATTTTAGAATGTTCCTCTGGAATTTTTCCCAGGACATTTCA
The window above is part of the Corvus moneduloides isolate bCorMon1 chromosome 3, bCorMon1.pri, whole genome shotgun sequence genome. Proteins encoded here:
- the SLX4IP gene encoding protein SLX4IP isoform X1, giving the protein MASNKFVIKCGNFAVLVDVHILPQGSSKDTSWFSDHEKEEVCKLLEEVVASRVKHYLEAHKQRGQWKAMEYGSSGPLFLTANSLHITAYFMKRWVNLRCALGKRYRELRVFPEKFIVCVSKLDFDPSAWTCDNGILKEELSSGTSEYFTESAENKKLEIRLSEQIKQDILKKIVKRTKPRRSSASKPQISKDSKKVYLGLGDSQTENRKNDCQTSLSAWSDVKRRSPGLLKDCTNTAESTLELPALEQRNCVNQRQPDDVRSQQKPHSLEWLETSLLLENPPCSSESALPAPKQSQRVTKTQAQLKTCGSEEELEYFTKVSSEGTPLTSINTEISKCDDNCLGPFLEEKTPLNSRLFSKQDMTKTVADKKSLRKNPSWSLSAISSGVQASQNEPSTATEELPAVPTSCLELHPVSSEELSQKRKKEVENGLRKLKLRRLKKSQSEILP
- the SLX4IP gene encoding protein SLX4IP isoform X2 yields the protein MASNKFVIKCGNFAVLVDVHILPQGSSKDTSWFSDHEKEEVCKLLEEVVASRVKHYLEAHKQRGQWKAMEYGSSGPLFLTELRVFPEKFIVCVSKLDFDPSAWTCDNGILKEELSSGTSEYFTESAENKKLEIRLSEQIKQDILKKIVKRTKPRRSSASKPQISKDSKKVYLGLGDSQTENRKNDCQTSLSAWSDVKRRSPGLLKDCTNTAESTLELPALEQRNCVNQRQPDDVRSQQKPHSLEWLETSLLLENPPCSSESALPAPKQSQRVTKTQAQLKTCGSEEELEYFTKVSSEGTPLTSINTEISKCDDNCLGPFLEEKTPLNSRLFSKQDMTKTVADKKSLRKNPSWSLSAISSGVQASQNEPSTATEELPAVPTSCLELHPVSSEELSQKRKKEVENGLRKLKLRRLKKSQSEILP
- the SLX4IP gene encoding protein SLX4IP isoform X3, translated to MASNKFVIKEVCKLLEEVVASRVKHYLEAHKQRGQWKAMEYGSSGPLFLTANSLHITAYFMKRWVNLRCALGKRYRELRVFPEKFIVCVSKLDFDPSAWTCDNGILKEELSSGTSEYFTESAENKKLEIRLSEQIKQDILKKIVKRTKPRRSSASKPQISKDSKKVYLGLGDSQTENRKNDCQTSLSAWSDVKRRSPGLLKDCTNTAESTLELPALEQRNCVNQRQPDDVRSQQKPHSLEWLETSLLLENPPCSSESALPAPKQSQRVTKTQAQLKTCGSEEELEYFTKVSSEGTPLTSINTEISKCDDNCLGPFLEEKTPLNSRLFSKQDMTKTVADKKSLRKNPSWSLSAISSGVQASQNEPSTATEELPAVPTSCLELHPVSSEELSQKRKKEVENGLRKLKLRRLKKSQSEILP